One Solanum pennellii chromosome 10, SPENNV200 genomic region harbors:
- the LOC107002768 gene encoding myosin-binding protein 7, which translates to MDSQNSPPTTSQVNCCYCGCSSCSAMNRSYSGTWLRSVKRKFDEYNENKFMIPGFVLPLNARIEIENECTALREMVSKQQHTIQDLGAELEEERNASSSAANEAMSMILRLQGEKAEVQMEFKQFKRYTEEKTAHDQQEIMALEDILYKREQTIQSLTCEVQMYKHRMMSYGLTESEAEGDCETEKGRFSRNNSISETINGQFEVPPFDYPPLKCTINENQVYTEFDNDIVDVEKYAFEETPRSCDQLRDLEHRINQLERTPRSTDGDLFKNNILEKVIVGHSPRRNRHLRKFSTDSVGSPFITNKEINSDFISDSPRFGGSIRKTEYSQTEERSNLRKVDNSSEIGDDMSDRVYTIDSVHQGAGYNGVSELKSSAGMVDDYTPRDSLNNTDFGDPEVTKLYFRLQALEADRESMRQAMIAMRTDKAQVILLKEIAQQLCKEMSPAVRKPAKKTSVIGSFSCMSIFKWITCFVLWRRKARRCKYPFGSSTNNPGLLMLLDKGPHVGQWRCLMSTQV; encoded by the exons ATGGATTCTCAAAATTCGCCCCCAACGACCAGCCAGGTCAACTGTTGTTACTGCGGGTGCAGCAGTTGTTCTGCAATGAACAGGTCCTATTCAGGGACTTGGCTCCGATCTGTGAAGcgaaaatttgatgaatataatgaGAATAAGTTTATGATCCCAGGCTTTGTCTTACCTCTGAATGCTCgtattgaaattgaaaatgaatGTACAGCACTTAGGGAAATGGTAAGTAAGCAACAACACACAATTCAGGATTTAGGTGCTGAGTTGGAGGAAGAACGAAATGCGTCTTCCTCGGCGGCGAATGAGGCCATGTCCATGATTTTGAGGTTGCAAGGAGAAAAGGCAGAGGTTCAGATGGAATTTAAACAATTCAAAAGGTACACTGAGGAGAAAACGGCGCATGATCAGCAGGAGATTATGGCGTTGGAGGATATATTATACAAGAGGGAGCAAACAATTCAATCATTGACTTGTGAGGTGCAAATGTATAAGCATAGAATGATGAGTTATGGGCTAACAGAATCTGAGGCTGAGGGTGATTGTGAGACAGAAAAGGGCCGTTTTAGTCGGAACAATAGTATCTCCGAGACTATCAATGGGCAATTCGAAGTTCCTCCCTTCGATTACCCTCCATTGAAATGCACTATTAATGAGAATCAAGTATACACAGAATTTGATAATGAcattgttgatgttgagaaATATGCATTTGAAGAGACCCCACGTTCGTGTGACCAATTGCGGGATTTGGAGCATAGGATCAATCAATTGGAGAGGACGCCAAGAAGCACTGATGGGGATCTTTTCAAGAACAACATACTTGAAAAAGTGATAGTTGGTCATTCCCCAAGGAGGAATAGACATCTTAGAAAGTTTTCAACTGATAGTGTAGGATCTCCCTTCATtacaaataaagaaattaactCAGATTTCATCTCAGATTCTCCAAGATTTGGTGGGAGTATTAGAAAAACAGAATATTCACAAACAGAAGAGCGTTCAAACTTGAGGAAGGTGGATAATTCATCAGAAATTGGAGATGACATGAGTGACCGAGTTTACACAATTGATTCTGTACATCAGGGGGCTGGATATAATGGTGTGTCAGAACTCAAGTCTTCAGCTGGAATGGTTGACGACTATACCCCAAGGGATTCATTAAATAACACAGATTTTGGAGATCCAGAGGTCACAAAGTTGTATTTTAGGCTCCAGGCACTTGAGGCTGACCGGGAATCAATGAGACAGGCTATGATTGCTATGCGGACTGATAAAGCACAGGTGATATTGCTCAAGGAGATTGCTCAGCAGTTATGCAAAGAGATGTCTCCAGCCGTGAGAAAACCTGCAAAGAAGACATCTGTAATTGGGAGCTTTTCATGCATGTCTATATTCAAG TGGATCACATGCTTTGTTTTATGGAGAAGAAAAGCACGCAGATGCAA GTACCCATTTGGATCATCGACCAACAATCCAGGCTTGCTGATGCTTTTAGACAAGGGACCTCATGTGGGGCAGTGGAGATGTCTGATGAGCACGCAGGTGTAA
- the LOC107032279 gene encoding F-box protein At5g06550, whose amino-acid sequence MLGSKSLLFKQQKRKRKNGKIKKSKRISVSAKEETVAEPYQIAPEEEEEEEEGFSLKSSARSDSYGVQPLGNLYFNPSSHNSRNTGLGNLQTLTDELVLDILGLLEGTHLGILSTVSKGFYIFCNHEPLWRNLVLETSKGGFLFKGCWRFTFVSAYRPSFPVLSFCLKVRDFYSDYLFQSWLCANLEMKPEWLERDNIVRRKGISLDEFVMDFEEPNKPVLLEGCLENWPGLEKWNRDYLVEKCGDVKFSVGPVEMKLEDYFKYSDQVREERPLYLFDPKFAEKIPQLGKDYDVPMYFNEDLFSVLGNERPDYRWIIIGPAGSGSSFHIDPNSTSAWNAVTKGSKKWILFPPDVVPPGVHPSPDGAEVASPVSIIEWFMNFYNATKNWKKRPIECVCKAGEVIFVPNGWWHLVINLEDSIAITQNFVSRRNLVNVLEFLKRPNACTLVSGTSDRVNLHDKFKNAIEAHLPGTIDELTLKAEEKKAQQNKPSFWESVTDSNAGVFRFSF is encoded by the exons ATGCTGGGTTCCAAGAGCTTGTTATTCAAGCAGCAAAAACGAAAGAGAAAAAATGGTAAGATTAAGAAATCGAAGAGAATTTCTGTTTCTGCAAAAGAAGAAACTGTAGCGGAACCATACCAAATAGCaccagaagaagaagaagaagaggaggaaggTTTCAGTTTGAAATCTTCAGCACGATCAGATTCCTACGGAGTTCAGCCACTTGGGAATCTTTATTTCAACCCATCATCtcataattcaagaaatacTGGTCTAGGTAATCTTCAGACTTTAACTGATGAGCTTGTTCTTGATATTTTAGGTCTTTTGGAAGGTACCCATTTAGGTATTTTGTCAACTGTTAGCAAAGGTTTCTATATTTTCTGTAATCATGAACCCCTTTGGAGGAATCTTGTATTGGAGACTAGTAAAGGTGGGTTTTTGTTTAAGGGGTGTTGGAGGTTTACTTTTGTTAGTGCATATAGGCCTTCATTTCCAGTTTTGAGTTTTTGTTTGAAAGTTAGAGACTTTTATTCTGATTACTTGTTTCAGAGTTGGTTATGTGCTAATCTTGAAATGAAACCTGAATGGCTAGAGAGGGATAATATAGTGAGGAGGAAAGGGATTTCTCTTGATGAGTTTGTGATGGATTTTGAGGAACCGAATAAGCCGGTTTTGTTAGAAGGGTGTTTGGAGAATTGGCCTGGATTGGAGAAATGGAATAGGGATTATCTTGTTGAGAAATGTGGGGATGTGAAATTTTCAGTTGGGCCGGTGGAAATGAAACTTGAAGACTACTTTAAGTACTCTGATCAAGTGAGAGAAGAAAGGCCCTTGTATTTGTTTGACCCAAAGTTTGCGGAGAAAATTCCTCAATTAGGAAAGGATTATGATGTCCCAATGTACTTCAATGAGGATTTGTTTAGTGTTTTGGGTAATGAGAGGCCAGATTATAGGTGGATTATAATTGGACCTGCAGGGTCTGGCTCGTCATTTCACATCGATCCAAATTCTACCTCTGCTTGGAATGCGGTAACCAAAGGATCCAAGAAATGGATATTATTTCCCCCGGATGTGGTGCCACCAGGGGTTCATCCAAGCCCTGATGGTGCAGAAGTAGCAAGTCCTGTTTCTATTATAGAATGGTTCATGAACTTTTACAACGCAACCAAGAATTGGAAAAAGAGACCTATCGAATGTGTCTGCAAGGCGGGTGAAGTTATCTTTGTACCTAATGGATGGTGGCATTTGGTCATCAATTTAGAGGATTCAATTGCTATTACACAGAACTTCGTTAGCAG GAGGAATTTAGTGAATGTTTTGGAGTTCCTAAAAAGGCCAAATGCTTGCACTCTTGTGTCTGGAACAAGCGACAGAGTCAATTTGCACGACAAATTTAAGAATGCCATCGAAGCACATCTTCCTGGTACTATTGATGAGTTGACTCTGAAAGCCGAGGAGAAAAAGGCGCAGCAGAACAAACCTTCCTTCTGGGAGTCAGTCACTGATTCAAATGCAGGCGTTTTcagattttctttttga